Proteins encoded by one window of Coleofasciculus sp. FACHB-1120:
- a CDS encoding metal ABC transporter substrate-binding protein — MVQPPRLYRKAKESDFFLGSQAKTGNPLALISSLCLGILLPFALFSCTQPSSNRANPIANGKPNVVATSTIIEDLAAEVAGDEIQLQGILEPGADPHVYEPVPQDSQALEKANLILYNGYNLEPGLIKLMNATSGEIRKVAVGEVVKSLQLDKGKGQVVPDPHVWGDVDNVIQMVGAIRDALIELSPEDREKFTQNAAQLTGELKQLDSWITQEIKTIPENKRKLVTSHDAFQYYARAYSIPVAGTLIGISTEEQPSAQTVKRLVESVKAETVPAIFAETTINPALIKTVAEESRVKLAPRQLYSDSIGAAGSDGDSYIKMMVANTRTIVEALGGKYTPFEAAKTPKK, encoded by the coding sequence ATGGTACAGCCCCCTAGACTCTACCGAAAGGCAAAAGAAAGTGATTTTTTCCTTGGTTCCCAGGCAAAAACGGGGAATCCTCTAGCTCTGATTTCTAGCCTTTGCTTAGGAATACTCTTGCCTTTTGCTTTATTCAGCTGTACCCAGCCTTCCTCAAATCGTGCGAATCCAATTGCAAACGGTAAACCGAATGTAGTTGCTACCAGCACCATCATTGAAGACTTGGCTGCGGAGGTAGCGGGAGACGAAATTCAGCTCCAAGGAATCCTCGAACCGGGAGCCGATCCCCACGTTTATGAACCTGTGCCCCAAGATAGTCAGGCTTTGGAGAAAGCGAACCTGATTCTGTATAACGGCTACAACTTGGAACCAGGGCTGATTAAGCTGATGAACGCAACCAGCGGAGAGATTCGCAAAGTAGCGGTGGGAGAAGTTGTAAAGTCTTTGCAACTTGATAAAGGCAAAGGACAAGTGGTGCCAGATCCCCATGTTTGGGGCGATGTGGATAACGTCATTCAAATGGTAGGTGCCATTCGTGACGCCTTGATTGAGCTATCACCAGAAGACAGAGAGAAATTTACTCAGAATGCGGCGCAGCTAACAGGTGAATTAAAACAATTAGATAGTTGGATTACCCAGGAAATTAAAACTATCCCAGAAAATAAGCGCAAATTAGTAACAAGCCACGACGCTTTTCAGTATTATGCTCGTGCCTACAGCATTCCCGTTGCTGGTACTTTGATTGGCATCAGTACGGAAGAACAACCCAGTGCCCAAACAGTAAAGCGATTAGTAGAATCTGTGAAGGCGGAAACTGTACCGGCGATTTTTGCAGAAACCACCATTAACCCAGCGTTGATTAAGACGGTAGCCGAGGAATCCAGGGTGAAATTAGCCCCGCGCCAACTCTATTCTGACTCGATTGGTGCTGCTGGTAGCGATGGAGATTCTTACATTAAGATGATGGTTGCGAATACCCGCACGATTGTGGAAGCTTTGGGGGGGAAGTACACGCCATTTGAGGCAGCAAAGACACCGAAGAAATAA
- a CDS encoding metal ABC transporter ATP-binding protein, with protein MVCHLATAPLEASATINISQVGVQYRTVEALRNVSCVVAPGRLTGIIGPNGAGKSTLMKAMLGLIPVTGGMVLYGDRPLMEQRERVAYVPQRSQIDWTYPATVWDAVMMGRVKKTGWFRRFSAVSRRVAADALDRVGMRDYRDRPIGQLSGGQQQRVFLARALAQEAEVFCFDEPFAGIDQKTQAIIFDIFRELADAGKTVLVVNHDLGASITHFDDLILLNTELIAFGSRQEVLSQENLYRAYGGQVMFFTEAAA; from the coding sequence ATGGTTTGCCATCTGGCAACCGCCCCGCTAGAAGCATCTGCAACGATTAACATCAGCCAGGTGGGTGTGCAGTACCGCACGGTAGAGGCCCTAAGGAATGTCAGTTGTGTGGTGGCACCGGGACGTTTAACGGGGATTATTGGTCCCAATGGTGCTGGAAAGAGTACCTTAATGAAGGCGATGCTGGGGTTGATTCCCGTGACGGGTGGCATGGTGCTGTATGGCGATAGACCTTTGATGGAGCAACGGGAACGGGTAGCCTATGTGCCACAGCGATCGCAAATTGACTGGACTTATCCGGCGACGGTTTGGGATGCGGTAATGATGGGGCGAGTCAAGAAAACTGGCTGGTTTCGTCGCTTCTCAGCGGTGAGCCGACGGGTGGCAGCAGATGCTTTGGATCGGGTGGGAATGAGGGATTACCGCGATCGCCCAATTGGACAACTCTCTGGAGGACAGCAGCAGCGGGTATTTTTAGCGCGGGCATTAGCCCAGGAAGCAGAGGTTTTCTGCTTTGATGAACCGTTTGCCGGGATCGATCAGAAAACCCAAGCGATTATTTTTGACATTTTCCGCGAACTTGCCGACGCTGGGAAAACGGTTCTTGTTGTCAATCACGACTTAGGGGCATCTATCACCCACTTTGATGACTTAATTTTATTAAATACTGAGTTAATTGCCTTCGGTTCGCGCCAAGAGGTGTTGAGCCAGGAAAACCTGTATCGTGCTTATGGTGGACAGGTGATGTTCTTTACAGAGGCAGCTGCGTAG
- a CDS encoding metal ABC transporter permease, which produces MLEALIEPLQYGFMQRSLIIAILVGLLCAVVGSYLMVQRLALLGDAISHSVLPGLAIAFMVGANIFVGAFIAGVLSTMAIAWIRTRSPIKEDAAMGIVFSAFFALGVTLITTIQKDNKIDLNHFLFGNILGVTIEEVRDTAIIATIVLLVVVLLYKELLFYTFDPLGAQAAGLPTNLLNFGLMVLIALTIVASMKAVGVILVLSLLITPGATAYLLVKQLHNVMIVGAGIGIISSISGMYLSYYQNLPSGPAIVLVASGLFVLALLFSPSYGIFTNKQSDVGHLLPVLRELKQLMRSRS; this is translated from the coding sequence ATGTTAGAAGCGTTGATTGAGCCGTTGCAGTACGGCTTCATGCAGCGATCGCTAATTATTGCTATTCTTGTCGGCTTGCTGTGTGCTGTTGTCGGCAGCTACCTGATGGTGCAACGACTGGCATTGCTGGGAGATGCCATCAGCCACTCGGTTTTGCCGGGGTTAGCGATTGCATTTATGGTAGGTGCCAATATCTTTGTCGGGGCATTTATTGCCGGGGTTTTGAGTACAATGGCGATCGCTTGGATCAGAACGCGATCGCCTATTAAAGAAGATGCCGCAATGGGTATCGTTTTCTCCGCCTTTTTTGCCCTCGGCGTCACCCTAATTACTACGATCCAAAAAGATAACAAAATCGACCTCAATCACTTCTTATTCGGCAATATCTTGGGTGTTACCATTGAAGAAGTCCGCGACACCGCTATCATTGCCACAATTGTCCTGCTGGTGGTCGTGCTACTGTACAAAGAATTATTGTTTTATACCTTCGATCCGCTGGGAGCGCAGGCAGCTGGATTGCCCACTAACTTGTTAAATTTTGGCTTAATGGTGCTGATTGCCTTAACAATTGTTGCCAGCATGAAAGCCGTGGGTGTCATCCTAGTGTTATCGCTGCTAATTACACCAGGAGCAACCGCCTATCTATTAGTGAAGCAGCTGCATAATGTGATGATAGTCGGGGCGGGGATTGGCATTATTTCCAGCATCAGCGGGATGTACCTCAGTTATTACCAAAATTTGCCTTCCGGCCCAGCAATTGTATTAGTTGCATCTGGATTATTTGTTTTAGCTTTATTATTCAGCCCCAGCTACGGAATATTCACGAATAAACAATCAGATGTTGGGCACCTCTTGCCAGTTTTGCGAGAGTTGAAACAGTTGATGCGATCGCGCTCGTAA
- the raiA gene encoding ribosome-associated translation inhibitor RaiA, whose protein sequence is MKLVIHGKNIEITDAIREYVNQKMEKAVSHFQSLTSEVDVHLSVARNPRINPKQAAEVTIFANGTVIRAEESSESLYASIDLVADKIARKLRKYKEKRLDKKTQTQMKTGIVVEQEPVPEDLIGSRTPELPSEVVRTKYFAMPPMTMDEALEQLQLVDHDFYMFRNAESGEINVIYERNHGGYGVILPRNGNGHTNHKNGKTDNHSSGTPEKSSSAKA, encoded by the coding sequence ATGAAGCTTGTTATCCACGGCAAAAACATTGAAATTACCGACGCGATTCGTGAGTACGTAAATCAAAAAATGGAAAAGGCAGTCAGCCACTTTCAGAGTTTGACGAGCGAAGTAGACGTGCATCTTAGTGTGGCTCGCAATCCCCGGATAAATCCAAAACAAGCCGCTGAAGTGACTATCTTTGCGAACGGTACAGTAATCCGCGCTGAAGAGAGTAGCGAGAGCCTCTACGCGAGCATTGACTTAGTTGCGGATAAAATTGCCCGCAAACTCCGGAAATATAAAGAAAAGCGTCTGGATAAGAAGACCCAGACTCAGATGAAGACTGGCATCGTGGTAGAACAAGAGCCAGTGCCAGAGGATCTCATTGGTTCTCGCACCCCGGAACTCCCCTCAGAAGTGGTGCGTACCAAGTACTTCGCAATGCCGCCAATGACGATGGACGAAGCGTTGGAACAGTTGCAACTGGTGGATCATGACTTCTATATGTTCCGCAATGCTGAAAGTGGTGAGATTAACGTCATTTATGAGCGCAACCACGGTGGTTATGGAGTGATTCTGCCGCGAAATGGCAATGGACATACCAATCACAAAAATGGCAAAACTGACAACCACAGTAGTGGAACACCAGAAAAGTCAAGCTCTGCAAAGGCATAA